Proteins found in one Neodiprion lecontei isolate iyNeoLeco1 chromosome 6, iyNeoLeco1.1, whole genome shotgun sequence genomic segment:
- the LOC107217161 gene encoding DNA-directed RNA polymerase III subunit RPC3: MSIYLCKLCSVLLLEHFGPVVQTVGDDLLKYDRRSLRAIKAAVNLPLNKIKEVMCVLIKYGFVEHSKNDKLNEYIIVHERILMILRYPRYMFFVKSLLGDEAEIMLEELLRRGYETASKIIVKTYQRLKQLSSDRQQPVEILKEKFESLVKHQFLMRSIITPAALEDPIDLNVEKLDFSFPDLNLLALSRMANGIAANPGDNNIYWRINFDRFTQDIRDQIMVSAITKRFDDNAGELMRQMLNLMYLRTAEWRATSNPIPYVEIKDAVRKLKYPMLIQHLDQYLCLIEEDTCQFLKRVGDSGGGQFSINMKQAFTQLTWTTLENIVLERFGSKAARIFRLVRTRKYVEQEQIQQLAMIPAKEAKHLTYTLLQENYIHVQELKKTTVSNAPTKIFFLFHIDLDQVVGMEISHCYHALYNTIQRRDHENTVNKRMIEKHLRVQTLTSNLKEHGATEEQLNDIAEMMTPSEKLELGKVQDIIKKLGASELQIDETLFLLTMYSRYQEK; this comes from the exons ATGTCAATCTACCTTTGTAAATTATGTTCCGTTTTATTGCTGGAACATTTTGGACCTGTCGTGCAAACTGTGGGTGACGATTTACTGAAATACGATCGGAGGTCACTACGAGCTATAAAAGCAGCTGTAAATCTGCCGCTTAACAAA ATCAAGGAGGTGATGTGCGTTCTTATAAAGTATGGATTTGTTGAACACAGCAAAAATGATAAACTCAACGAATATATTATTGTTCACGAGCGAATTTTGATGATCCTGCGATATCCAAG GTACATGTTTTTCGTCAAAAGTCTGCTGGGTGACGAAGCTGAAATTATGCTAGAAGAGCTATTAAGACGAGGCTACGAAACAGCTTCGAAAATAATAGTCAAAACTTACCAAAGACTGAAGCAACTATCGA GTGACCGCCAACAACCGGtggaaatattgaaagaaaaatttgagtCACTGGTCAAGCATCAATTTTTAATGCGTTCCATTATTACGCCAGCTGCTCTAGAGGACCCTATAGATTTAAACGTAGAAAAGCTTGACTTTAGTTTCCCAGATCTTAATCTCCTGGCACTTTCTCGAATGGCCAATGGCATCGCAGCAAACCCTGGAgacaataatatatattggCGCATTAATTTCGACAGATTCACTCAAGATATCAG GGATCAAATCATGGTCTCTGCTATCACTAAGCGTTTTGATGATAATGCCGGAGAGCTAATGAGGCAAATGCTGAATCTAATGTACTTGCGCACAGCTGAGTGGAGGGCAACGTCAAATCCTATACCTTACGTGGAAATAAAGGATGCAGTTAGAAAGTTGAAATATCCCATGTTAATTCAACACCTAGATCAATATTTGTGCCTTATTG AGGAAGATACTTGCCAGTTTTTAAAAAGGGTTGGAGATAGCGGAGGTGGACAGTTTAGCATAAACATGAAACAAGCTTTCACACAGTTAACGTGGACTACTCTGGAGAATATTGTCCTTGAACGATTCGGATCAAAGGCTGCAAGAATATTTAG ATTGGTACGTACAAGAAAATACGTCGAGCAGGAACAGATCCAGCAGTTGGCGATGATACCTGCTAAGGAAGCTAAGCATTTAACGTACACGTTGCTGCAGGAGAATTATATCCATGTACAAGAATTAAAGAAGACGACGGTTTCGAATGCCCCGACAAAAATATTCTTCCTTTTTCACATAGACCTTGATCAGGTTGTCGGAATGGAAATAAGTCACTGCTATCATGCTCTTTATAATACCATACAGCGGCGGGATCACGAAAACACGGTGAATAAGAGGATGATTGAGAAACACTTGCGGGTACAAACGCTCACCAGTAACTTGAAGGAACATGGGGCCACAGAAGAACAGTTAAACGAT ATAGCGGAAATGATGACCCCGTCTGAAAAGTTAGAACTGGGCAAAGTACAAGACATAATTAAAAAACTTGGTGCCAGCGAACTACAGATAGATGAAACGTTATTTTTGTTGACAATGTATTCACGGtatcaagaaaaataa